The Neoarius graeffei isolate fNeoGra1 chromosome 23, fNeoGra1.pri, whole genome shotgun sequence genome segment TAAtttcaccagaagcatctttatgTTGTCAATGCTGAGACATGTCATGTTAAAATAATGTACAACTAAATGGACTTGCCAATGCATGGCTTGTTCTTCCTTGGATTTTGTatttaatttgtttatttataAACAAATAATGACATGAAATTAATAATGTAATGCAAGTCACTAAAACATAACtaaattgctgatttttttttgctttttcccTACAGTGTCTGTTGAGATTTTTAAGCTGGTTAACAGTTCTGTTCAACTGGATGTACAGACAAAAGATTATGAGTTCACCGACTTCACATGGTCATTTAACAAAAGTAAAAACATTGTGAAATACTATAAAAATTCTCAGAGTATAGCATTCACTGATTATAAAAACAGAGTGGAGTTGAATGAGAAAACCCAAAGTCTGACACTGAAGAACTTGCAGAAGACTGATAGTGGACTCTATGAAGCAGTGGCATCTGGTGAACAAAACCGAATTGTGGCCGAGTACCAATTAACTGTGTTGGGTAAGTCATTAAAATTGCAGTATTCATACAATAATCTTGTCAGTCTGAGATaagaagccaattttttttttgttcagtccTGCATTTTGTTCTGTAAAGTTTTATTATTTAATGAAGTGATGTCTCAATTGTAGTGATGTTTGAGGTCAGTTGGTTTTGCCTTTACCAAGATAAATGCATATAGAAACCTGCAATTGTGTGCATTGCCTAGCAGTACAGCAcgagcgattgctctaagacaacgagggaggctcagcctcctctaaaaatgacgaacatcgtgtaggatgaattgcgctaggcttatgttatagccgaccttataacattgctatttcagatccagaatcatagaaatatatgtgctcaacccactacagtgcgaaatcattcccttataactttaatgtgtgcgtgagtttttccccctcgtgacagcgcgatgcagcccagcctcagtgaacttcaatggcatttgggagctctgcgcttttcaatctcaaaatgcaagacgattattggacaaatactgcgaaaatgcccgcccaccggactcccagcctcagtggacttcaatggcatttgggagctatgcgcttttcaatctcaaaatgcaagacggttattggacaaatactgcgaaaatgcccgcctacggactccaagcctcacatgggagggacatggcagtttccgcgaggagactggtgattggtgaaagcggccggatattttctttgattgacagctcgtttcaactagacaggcagtggtgaatctcagttcagtcccatgcggattcgcaagtgctgtggtgtattgtaagagatcagcttacatttcgatttcattcattacatacggtttctaccagcttttttagtttgtatatattttcattgtaaatatagtgttgtcaagtttgctatcttagttccagaaatttcgtttatttgagtgactgaacttgaacttgagggggctagtcagctagcaagaaagctgcgcacggatgccaagcattgctgatttaattttggcaaagccatttgccaatcttcctttcgaggaaaaaattaaaattaaagagcagggtagaccaacgcctcaaattgacttggtgaaaaaggtagggaataatactcattcctttcagctctcctggtacgagaaagtgaattggctaacagcaagtgacccacatcaacaacagtaaataggctactttagtaatatgtcatggatggaccagaaatatagaatctatttaaaatgtttatgctgagtatattatattggaatatatatttttctggatatgaattaaacacagctacaatttggaaaacatttttaaacaaaaacacagccgagaacatttcacactacagacctggattaaaagtgaagggttatcaaaattcacaataaaacatttctcagtcaaaataagtaaaatatagggaaagtgtcattgaatgaaatgtgtggcacccagctctactgctgaggttcctgacaaagagctgctttcaataatgatcaatttttaaacaacatgccacaattttaaaatataaaatgttaaaatatacccctcccccccaacaccaccatcatgtatattggacagtaggctaatgggccaaaagaacctgttatttcacagtttgtgacgctgccaacaatcagccagatcagaggcaagagtatgggcaaaattgatgttttttcttttaaaatctggaaatatcgtaaccgaccagcctcccctgtttgaaagactaccagccgccactgcagtacagtagtgtgtgtgtgtgtgtgtgtgtgtgtcccagatCCAGTGGAGAAACCAGTCCTTAATGGCCCTAAGCAGCAAAGCAATGAAACTTGTAATGTGACTCTCAGCTGTGAAGCTCAGAAACTCTCAGTCACCTCTCACTACTACAGTGATAACTGTGATATGAAGAAAGAGACAACTGAAGACGGGGTCCTTTCCCTCTCATTGTATGTCAGTAACAGCTTCATTATTTGCAATCATAGCAACCCAGTCAGCTGGAAAAATATAACCATAGAGATGGAAGAAGTGAAAAAACTCTGCCCTTTTGAAGGTGTGAGCAtgcacacatacagtggggcaaaaaagtatttagtcagccaccaattgtgcaagttctcccacttaaaaagatgagagaggcctgtaattttcatcataggtacacttcaactatgagagacagaatgggggggaaag includes the following:
- the LOC132871216 gene encoding uncharacterized protein LOC132871216 isoform X1: MVATMQFVFFFYIFIPITVSVEIFKLVNSSVQLDVQTKDYEFTDFTWSFNKSKNIVKYYKNSQSIAFTDYKNRVELNEKTQSLTLKNLQKTDSGLYEAVASGEQNRIVAEYQLTVLDPVEKPVLNGPKQQSNETCNVTLSCEAQKLSVTSHYYSDNCDMKKETTEDGVLSLSLYVSNSFIICNHSNPVSWKNITIEMEEVKKLCPFEGDKNHNGIIIGSVVFVIIIIIIIIIIISTFNWHKKHRTTGSGKAVYEEVKWVKKSLEMSENPEHPGTIYYTVMRPAQTCSNDESTVSTASPSNKKEQGERGDSGPEANRDDYAGSQNQRAGSIHDVPPKTVL
- the LOC132871216 gene encoding uncharacterized protein LOC132871216 isoform X2 — its product is MVATMQFVFFFYIFIPITVSVEIFKLVNSSVQLDVQTKDYEFTDFTWSFNKSKNIVKYYKNSQSIAFTDYKNRVELNEKTQSLTLKNLQKTDSGLYEAVASGEQNRIVAEYQLTVLDPVEKPVLNGPKQQSNETCNVTLSCEAQKLSVTSHYYSDNCDMKKETTEDGVLSLSLYVSNSFIICNHSNPVSWKNITIEMEEVKKLCPFEGDKNHNGIIIGSVVFVIIIIIIIIIIISTFNWHKKHRTTGSGKAVYEEVKWVKKSLEMSENPEHPGTIYYTVMRPAQTCSNDESTVSTASPSNKNQRAGSIHDVPPKTVL